A window of the Halichoerus grypus chromosome 2, mHalGry1.hap1.1, whole genome shotgun sequence genome harbors these coding sequences:
- the FGF1 gene encoding fibroblast growth factor 1 isoform X4 — protein MAEGEITTFTALMEKFNLPPGNYKKPKLLYCSNGGHFLRILPDGTVDGTRDRSDQHNTK, from the coding sequence ATGGCTGAAGGGGAAATCACAACCTTCACCGCCCTGATGGAGAAGTTTAATCTGCCTCCGGGGAATTACAAGAAGCCCAAACTCCTCTACTGTAGCAACGGGGGCCACTTCCTGAGGATCCTTCCAGATGGCACAGTGGACGGGACAAGAGACAGGAGCGACCAGCACA
- the FGF1 gene encoding fibroblast growth factor 1 isoform X3 — protein sequence MAEGEITTFTALMEKFNLPPGNYKKPKLLYCSNGGHFLRILPDGTVDGTRDRSDQHTDTK from the coding sequence ATGGCTGAAGGGGAAATCACAACCTTCACCGCCCTGATGGAGAAGTTTAATCTGCCTCCGGGGAATTACAAGAAGCCCAAACTCCTCTACTGTAGCAACGGGGGCCACTTCCTGAGGATCCTTCCAGATGGCACAGTGGACGGGACAAGAGACAGGAGCGACCAGCACA